The following coding sequences lie in one Desulfonatronum thiodismutans genomic window:
- a CDS encoding PAS domain S-box protein, with product MPRLKPEGATAIAPKTTAPRRPRNLSAVVRAFSDHVVFADAEGRVPSAGPGGADVVAGEDPGGTFWEILGLPVRSLEQALERFPPGRVHEVHAPGGKGTFALRIISLPDCSSNREPRPRSDIQAGPSTESGLTARPASADAARTAYVIIATDNRPIVQLREVYKERIGENIQALENSIHLFGAMFDGVQDAMLLLAQDQVVHAANPRAGKLLDPQGKGLVGRSVTSLFQAEDRDTVAEKIARLKDGGRWTSRRTCLRPDGEALPVEVALWRIDLQGFTLYHMVLRDLTAQALLEKGLRRKRAEVEGMSLALRNVVRSTEKEKEQVREAMLREVRAAILPAVERMAREESPELRNALKVMIEERITAFSESGSADGLNTQTDASANLLLKLTPREIEVCRLIRMGAGTQQVAELLNTSFDTIQTHRKNIRHKLALKGRKVSLSSFLQQHNFFE from the coding sequence TTGCCGCGCCTCAAACCGGAAGGAGCAACCGCCATCGCCCCCAAAACCACGGCTCCGCGCCGTCCTCGCAACCTGTCCGCCGTTGTCCGTGCGTTCAGCGATCATGTGGTGTTTGCTGACGCCGAGGGCAGGGTTCCGAGCGCCGGTCCGGGCGGGGCGGATGTTGTCGCGGGTGAAGATCCAGGCGGGACGTTCTGGGAAATCCTCGGGTTGCCGGTCCGGAGCCTGGAGCAGGCCTTGGAGCGGTTTCCGCCCGGGCGGGTGCATGAGGTCCACGCGCCGGGAGGCAAGGGTACCTTTGCACTGCGGATCATTTCCTTGCCCGACTGTTCCTCGAACCGTGAGCCACGGCCTCGATCCGACATCCAGGCCGGGCCCTCCACGGAGTCCGGCCTGACAGCTCGTCCCGCTTCCGCGGACGCCGCGCGCACCGCCTACGTGATCATCGCCACGGACAACCGGCCCATCGTGCAGTTGCGGGAGGTGTACAAGGAACGGATCGGGGAGAACATTCAGGCCCTGGAGAACTCGATCCATCTGTTCGGGGCCATGTTTGACGGGGTTCAGGACGCCATGCTGCTTTTGGCGCAGGATCAGGTCGTTCACGCCGCCAATCCTCGGGCCGGAAAGCTGTTGGATCCTCAGGGCAAAGGGCTTGTCGGACGTTCGGTCACGTCGCTGTTCCAGGCCGAGGACCGGGATACGGTTGCAGAAAAAATCGCCCGACTCAAGGACGGGGGGCGATGGACTTCCCGCAGGACGTGTCTGCGTCCGGACGGGGAAGCCCTTCCGGTGGAGGTGGCCCTCTGGCGGATCGATTTGCAGGGTTTCACCCTGTACCACATGGTATTGCGCGACCTGACAGCCCAGGCCCTGCTGGAAAAGGGTCTGCGCCGCAAGCGGGCCGAAGTGGAGGGCATGAGTCTGGCCCTGCGCAACGTGGTCCGCTCCACGGAAAAGGAGAAGGAGCAAGTCCGGGAGGCCATGCTCCGGGAGGTCCGGGCCGCGATCCTGCCGGCCGTGGAGCGCATGGCCAGGGAGGAATCCCCGGAGTTGCGCAACGCTCTCAAGGTGATGATCGAGGAACGCATCACCGCCTTTTCCGAGTCCGGTTCCGCCGACGGCCTGAACACCCAAACCGACGCCTCGGCGAACCTCCTGCTCAAGCTCACTCCCCGGGAGATCGAAGTCTGCCGACTGATCCGCATGGGTGCGGGCACCCAGCAGGTGGCCGAGCTGCTGAACACCTCCTTTGACACCATTCAGACCCACCGCAAAAATATCCGCCACAAGCTGGCCCTCAAAGGGCGCAAGGTTTCTCTTTCCTCCTTCCTCCAACAGCATAACTTTTTTGAATAA
- a CDS encoding HD domain-containing protein, which translates to MSKLTHEFRDPVHVFIRMDPDERSVVDSEPFQRLRHIHQLAMTYQVYPGATHRRFEHSLGCMEIATRIFDSITRTEKLRKLPLEVRERIPELDHEDKLSHWRKTLRLAALCHDLGHLPFSHASEELLPEGIDHEILTMRLVLEEMKDLWFKMNPAPKPEQIAKIAVGKKKAKHMEFTPWETILSEIITGDVFGADRMDYLLRDSLHAGVSYGHFDHHRLIDTMMILAGPPQDDSQKYSIEPALGIESGGVQVAESLLVARYLMFTQVYFHHVRRIYDVHLKRFLKESLLGGTYPVDLKQFLAITDNEISSQILLAAKDKKRAGHEHAKSIATRKHYRKIYQLMVQDRDCAPDVLERIAKGLADEIGSENIIIDSPHKNMASKDDFPIRTEDGRIMSAHGESKVMTSLPVAATGFIFVHPDSRDRACKWREKFVGNYFQTRDEQP; encoded by the coding sequence ATGTCAAAGCTTACTCACGAATTTCGTGACCCTGTCCATGTTTTCATTCGCATGGATCCTGACGAAAGAAGCGTCGTAGATTCCGAACCGTTTCAACGGCTGCGTCACATTCATCAACTCGCTATGACCTATCAGGTTTATCCGGGAGCAACCCATCGTCGCTTTGAGCATTCTTTGGGTTGCATGGAGATCGCAACGCGGATTTTCGACTCGATAACCAGAACCGAAAAATTGAGAAAGCTCCCTTTGGAGGTGCGCGAAAGGATTCCCGAGCTTGATCATGAGGACAAGCTGTCACACTGGCGGAAGACCTTGCGTCTGGCGGCTCTTTGTCATGATCTTGGTCATCTGCCTTTCTCACACGCCTCGGAGGAGCTTTTACCTGAAGGCATTGACCATGAAATCCTGACCATGAGGTTGGTCCTCGAAGAGATGAAAGATCTTTGGTTTAAGATGAATCCAGCGCCCAAGCCGGAGCAAATTGCCAAGATCGCCGTTGGCAAGAAAAAAGCAAAGCACATGGAGTTCACCCCCTGGGAAACCATTCTTTCAGAAATCATTACAGGAGACGTTTTTGGTGCCGATCGAATGGATTACTTGCTGCGAGACTCGCTCCATGCTGGAGTTAGTTACGGACATTTTGACCATCATCGCCTGATTGACACGATGATGATCCTAGCCGGCCCCCCGCAAGACGACAGCCAGAAATACAGCATTGAGCCGGCGCTGGGCATTGAATCAGGCGGCGTGCAGGTGGCGGAATCCCTCCTTGTTGCCAGATATCTTATGTTTACTCAGGTTTATTTCCACCATGTGCGACGCATTTACGACGTGCACTTGAAGCGGTTTCTCAAGGAAAGCCTCCTTGGCGGCACTTACCCGGTTGACTTGAAACAGTTTTTGGCAATCACGGACAATGAGATATCAAGCCAAATCCTCCTTGCGGCGAAGGATAAAAAACGTGCTGGACATGAACATGCAAAAAGCATTGCAACCCGCAAGCATTACAGAAAAATTTACCAGTTGATGGTTCAGGACAGAGATTGCGCTCCTGACGTCCTGGAAAGGATAGCCAAGGGTTTGGCCGATGAGATCGGTTCAGAGAACATCATCATCGACTCACCGCACAAGAACATGGCAAGCAAAGATGATTTTCCAATTCGAACCGAGGATGGGCGAATTATGTCCGCACATGGTGAGTCAAAAGTTATGACGTCGTTGCCGGTTGCTGCGACGGGCTTTATTTTTGTTCATCCAGATTCCAGAGACAGGGCTTGCAAATGGCGTGAGAAATTCGTAGGGAATTATTTCCAAACCAGGGACGAACAGCCATGA
- a CDS encoding alpha/beta fold hydrolase → MMKLKNFLVGIVFSCFLHSMLNAQVLADSVWPRMVGSADGVPISYEVHGTGEPTLVFVHGWSCDGRYWRMQVPHFSKNHRVVVIDLAGHGHSGLGREDYAMDAFGEDVQAVVEEVGAEQVILVGHSMGGPVSVAAARLMPGRVIGVIGVDIFQDVSHPMTQEDFNSWMGLLQPDFSAGAAQFVRQMFIEKTDSVLRDWVVADMSAAPSKVAVSAMEKMLSDVVSGEALFAFDGLETPIVAINADLWPTNVEANRRHMHSFDAVIIEGTDHFLHMAEPEAFNRKLEGVIAGMVETRSGAE, encoded by the coding sequence ATGATGAAGCTCAAGAATTTTCTGGTTGGTATCGTTTTTTCCTGCTTCTTGCATTCCATGCTGAACGCCCAGGTACTGGCGGATTCGGTTTGGCCGCGCATGGTCGGATCAGCCGATGGGGTGCCGATCTCCTATGAGGTGCATGGGACCGGCGAACCGACTCTGGTGTTCGTGCATGGCTGGAGTTGCGATGGGCGTTACTGGCGGATGCAGGTACCGCACTTCTCGAAAAATCATCGGGTGGTGGTGATCGACTTGGCGGGACATGGGCATTCCGGGCTGGGACGCGAGGATTACGCCATGGACGCCTTTGGCGAGGATGTCCAGGCCGTGGTCGAGGAAGTGGGGGCCGAGCAGGTGATCCTGGTCGGGCATTCCATGGGCGGGCCTGTAAGCGTGGCGGCAGCTCGGCTGATGCCGGGCAGGGTGATCGGCGTCATTGGAGTGGATATCTTTCAGGACGTCTCCCACCCCATGACGCAAGAGGATTTCAATTCCTGGATGGGATTGCTCCAACCCGACTTCTCCGCCGGGGCGGCCCAATTCGTGCGGCAGATGTTCATCGAGAAGACGGATTCTGTCCTGCGCGATTGGGTGGTGGCGGACATGTCGGCCGCGCCGTCGAAAGTGGCTGTCAGCGCCATGGAGAAAATGCTGTCGGACGTGGTCAGCGGTGAAGCACTCTTCGCCTTCGACGGGCTCGAGACGCCCATCGTGGCGATCAACGCGGACCTCTGGCCGACCAATGTGGAGGCCAACCGCCGCCATATGCATTCCTTCGATGCGGTTATCATTGAAGGAACCGACCACTTTCTGCACATGGCCGAGCCTGAAGCGTTCAACCGGAAGCTGGAAGGCGTGATTGCGGGCATGGTTGAGACGCGGAGCGGAGCGGAGTAG
- a CDS encoding UPF0175 family protein — MAQLTLELPDEVFSARKQPPRLFVHDLRLAAAIHWYARGEISMEKGALIAGLDRNDFLEALAAQKVDVFSVDMDSLASELQHA; from the coding sequence ATGGCTCAGCTTACCCTAGAACTCCCGGACGAGGTTTTTTCTGCTCGTAAGCAGCCACCCCGTCTCTTTGTGCATGATTTGCGATTGGCCGCGGCGATTCACTGGTATGCGCGTGGCGAAATATCCATGGAAAAGGGGGCATTGATTGCCGGTCTGGATCGGAACGACTTTCTTGAAGCACTTGCCGCCCAGAAGGTTGATGTTTTCTCAGTGGATATGGACAGCTTAGCGAGTGAATTGCAACATGCCTGA
- the ablB gene encoding putative beta-lysine N-acetyltransferase, translated as MSPSTATGGISSSSADKLERFGASLIQHGPLNARAYLMHLAPPEEPTIVPTLEKLARTHGYTKIFAKVPEGAAARFTKAGYAAEAVVPGLYNGHEAGVFMGRYFADWRRHPANPHELRDVLSVARRKAAQAKATASSPNPGPLLPQDSRITPLGPDQAEDMAEVYRVVFDSYPFPIFDPSYLRSSMTGNTRFYGVLIRDRLAALASAEMDPETGSAEMTDFATLPEFRGRKLAGILLAHMTERMRDLGLSTLYTIARAESYAMNVTFARAGYVFGGTLPNNTHIGGGLESMNVWHLALRDAPFHPFTRNPKT; from the coding sequence ATGTCGCCTAGCACCGCGACCGGCGGTATTTCCAGTTCCTCCGCGGACAAGCTGGAGCGCTTCGGCGCTTCCCTGATCCAGCACGGGCCGTTGAATGCCAGGGCCTACTTGATGCATCTGGCCCCGCCCGAGGAACCGACCATCGTGCCCACCCTGGAAAAACTGGCCCGCACGCACGGGTACACCAAGATCTTCGCCAAGGTGCCCGAAGGCGCGGCGGCCCGGTTCACCAAGGCTGGGTACGCGGCCGAGGCCGTGGTTCCCGGGCTGTATAACGGCCATGAAGCCGGCGTGTTCATGGGCCGGTATTTCGCGGACTGGCGCAGACACCCGGCCAATCCCCATGAGCTGCGCGACGTCCTGTCGGTTGCCCGGAGAAAGGCGGCTCAAGCCAAAGCCACTGCGTCTTCCCCGAACCCCGGTCCTTTACTGCCCCAGGACTCACGCATCACCCCCCTGGGCCCGGACCAGGCCGAGGACATGGCCGAAGTCTACCGCGTCGTGTTCGACTCCTATCCTTTCCCGATTTTCGACCCAAGCTACCTGCGCAGCTCCATGACCGGGAATACGCGCTTCTACGGCGTCCTGATCCGGGACCGGCTGGCGGCCTTGGCCTCCGCGGAGATGGACCCGGAAACCGGGTCAGCGGAAATGACCGACTTCGCCACCCTGCCTGAATTTCGGGGCCGCAAGTTGGCCGGGATCCTCCTGGCGCACATGACCGAACGGATGCGGGACCTGGGGCTGAGCACCTTGTACACCATTGCCCGGGCCGAATCCTACGCCATGAACGTCACCTTTGCCCGGGCCGGATATGTCTTCGGCGGGACCCTGCCCAACAACACGCATATCGGCGGAGGGTTGGAGTCCATGAACGTCTGGCACCTGGCGTTGCGTGACGCACCTTTCCATCCCTTCACCCGGAATCCGAAAACATGA
- a CDS encoding DUF3368 domain-containing protein, translated as MPEVAVVNASPLIFLSKAGMIDLLQQAASNVVVPWPVAEEVQQRGQNDVTAQALRNAEWLSVVPSPSIPVRIQFWDLGPGESSVLASALAIPGGIAVIDDGAGRRCAETLGLPLLGTLGLVMIGKKRRLFPAARPIIALLKQHGMYLSESVIDRAMAMIGE; from the coding sequence ATGCCTGAAGTAGCGGTCGTCAACGCATCCCCTCTGATATTCCTCTCCAAGGCAGGGATGATCGATCTGCTTCAGCAAGCAGCGTCAAATGTTGTTGTTCCTTGGCCAGTGGCGGAGGAGGTTCAGCAAAGAGGACAAAACGACGTCACGGCCCAGGCATTGAGGAATGCAGAATGGCTGTCCGTTGTCCCTTCACCCTCCATCCCGGTCAGGATACAATTTTGGGATCTTGGACCGGGAGAATCTTCCGTCTTGGCCTCTGCCCTCGCAATCCCCGGCGGAATCGCGGTTATTGACGACGGGGCGGGACGCCGATGCGCCGAAACTCTCGGATTGCCCCTCCTGGGAACACTTGGTTTGGTGATGATCGGCAAAAAAAGAAGGCTCTTTCCAGCTGCCAGACCAATTATCGCGTTGCTGAAACAACATGGGATGTATCTGTCCGAGTCAGTTATTGACCGCGCTATGGCCATGATCGGAGAGTAA
- a CDS encoding ATP-binding protein, which yields MKIAIAGKGGVGKTTIAAWLGDFLARNGHDVYLVDADTALSLGQASGLEREQLPQPLVLRTDLVTERIGSGFMHLNPEVGDLPGDLAVDLPVGLADSGRDGAGRKRLLVMGTVTGAGGGCACGANSLLKALLAHLVLEAREWVIVDLEAGVEHLGRGTVAAVDGLVVVSEPSRRGLDTAAEIARLALGLGLKRQALVLNRHQGQAEPPDIAGLPPLAASIPVLPSLTARQLTSGSVLELEERSSLIDPLCRDILAALK from the coding sequence ATGAAAATCGCGATCGCCGGAAAAGGAGGGGTGGGCAAGACCACCATCGCGGCCTGGCTGGGAGACTTTCTGGCCAGAAACGGCCACGACGTCTACCTGGTGGACGCGGACACCGCCCTGTCCCTGGGCCAGGCCTCGGGCCTGGAGCGGGAACAACTGCCCCAGCCGCTGGTGCTGCGTACCGATCTGGTCACGGAACGCATCGGCTCCGGCTTCATGCACCTGAACCCGGAGGTGGGAGACCTGCCCGGAGATCTGGCCGTGGACCTGCCGGTGGGTTTGGCCGACTCCGGTCGCGACGGCGCGGGCCGCAAGCGGCTGCTGGTCATGGGAACCGTAACCGGTGCGGGAGGCGGTTGCGCCTGCGGAGCCAATTCCCTGCTCAAGGCCCTGCTGGCCCACTTGGTGCTGGAAGCCCGGGAATGGGTGATCGTGGACCTGGAGGCCGGCGTGGAGCATCTGGGCCGGGGCACGGTGGCCGCCGTGGACGGACTGGTGGTGGTCAGCGAGCCGTCGCGCCGCGGGCTGGACACGGCCGCGGAAATCGCCCGGTTGGCCCTGGGTCTGGGGCTGAAGCGCCAGGCATTGGTGCTCAATCGTCATCAGGGACAGGCCGAACCGCCGGACATTGCCGGACTCCCGCCTCTGGCCGCGTCCATTCCCGTCCTGCCGAGCCTCACGGCCCGGCAACTGACCTCCGGAAGCGTTCTGGAACTGGAGGAGCGCTCATCCCTCATCGACCCTCTCTGCCGGGACATTCTCGCCGCATTGAAGTAA
- a CDS encoding type II toxin-antitoxin system VapC family toxin — MSWLLDTCILSELARSQPNPHVLGWISGLPNEALFVSVLTLGEIRKGVEKFSQGTRKERLRLWLEHDLVHWFEGRILHVDQGVANQWGELLAMLGRTVPAIDSLLAATALHHGLQLVTRNEKDFAFPGLVVFNPWSLV; from the coding sequence GTGAGCTGGCTGCTGGACACCTGCATCCTTTCCGAGCTGGCCCGCTCCCAACCGAATCCTCATGTTCTCGGCTGGATCTCCGGGCTGCCCAACGAGGCGCTTTTCGTAAGCGTGCTGACCCTGGGCGAAATTCGCAAGGGAGTGGAGAAATTTTCCCAAGGGACGCGAAAGGAACGCTTACGGCTCTGGCTCGAGCACGACCTGGTCCATTGGTTCGAAGGGCGCATCCTGCACGTGGACCAAGGCGTGGCCAATCAATGGGGGGAGCTTCTGGCCATGCTGGGACGCACCGTCCCGGCCATTGACAGCCTGCTGGCGGCCACGGCCCTGCACCATGGACTGCAATTGGTGACGCGCAATGAAAAGGATTTCGCGTTTCCCGGACTCGTCGTTTTCAATCCCTGGTCTCTCGTCTAA
- the kamA gene encoding lysine 2,3-aminomutase yields the protein MDWKSQWTDWKWHVRNSIRDLDTFERLLGVRFPDLQRKAFARTTDKFPMSVTPYYLSLIDPEDYAEDPVFLQAFPSPNELLVGRNDMSDPLHEDEDSPAPGITHRYPDRVLFHISNVCSMYCRHCTRKRKVGDQDTEAMAGKRELLQGLDYIRKTPQVRDVLLSGGDPLMLSDERLDWILGELRTIDHVEVVRIGTRMPVVLPYRITDDLVRMLKTHHPLWLNTHFNHPREITSTSKAALARLADAGIPLGNQSVLLAGVNDCHRLIRTLNQKLVKNRVRPYYLYQCDLSEGLEHFRTPVGKGIEIIESLRGHTSGFSVPTYVVDAPGGGGKIPIMPNYVVSWGANKVVLRNFEGVITTYAEPESYEARFCDRKCDACNLQLKEDDAVEQCVGIEKLLADWDDTCSLTPSGNARMERRDNAQMERRDNVA from the coding sequence ATGGATTGGAAATCCCAGTGGACCGACTGGAAATGGCATGTCCGCAATTCCATTCGAGACCTGGATACCTTTGAGCGCCTGCTCGGGGTCCGCTTTCCGGACTTGCAGCGCAAGGCCTTCGCCCGGACCACGGACAAGTTCCCCATGTCCGTCACGCCCTATTATCTCTCCTTGATCGATCCCGAGGATTACGCCGAAGACCCGGTCTTTCTGCAGGCTTTTCCATCGCCCAATGAATTGCTGGTCGGCCGCAACGACATGAGCGACCCCCTGCACGAGGACGAGGACAGTCCGGCCCCGGGGATCACCCACCGCTACCCGGACCGGGTGCTCTTTCACATCAGCAACGTCTGTTCCATGTACTGTCGCCACTGCACCCGCAAGCGCAAGGTGGGGGATCAGGACACCGAGGCCATGGCCGGGAAGCGGGAATTGCTCCAGGGTCTGGACTACATCCGCAAGACCCCTCAGGTCCGGGACGTGCTGCTTTCCGGCGGTGATCCGCTGATGCTCTCCGATGAGCGCCTGGACTGGATTCTGGGCGAACTGCGGACCATCGACCATGTGGAGGTGGTGCGCATCGGCACCCGGATGCCCGTGGTCCTGCCTTACCGGATTACCGACGACCTGGTGCGGATGCTCAAAACGCATCATCCTTTGTGGCTGAATACCCACTTCAACCATCCCCGGGAAATCACGTCCACGTCCAAGGCCGCCCTGGCTCGTTTGGCCGACGCCGGAATTCCCTTGGGCAACCAGTCCGTGCTGCTGGCCGGGGTCAACGACTGCCACCGCCTGATCCGAACCCTGAACCAGAAGCTGGTCAAGAACCGGGTGCGGCCCTACTACCTCTACCAGTGCGACCTGTCCGAGGGACTGGAGCATTTCCGGACTCCGGTGGGCAAGGGCATCGAGATCATCGAGAGCCTACGCGGCCATACCAGCGGCTTTTCCGTGCCCACCTACGTGGTGGACGCCCCGGGGGGCGGCGGAAAGATTCCGATCATGCCCAACTACGTGGTTTCCTGGGGCGCGAACAAGGTCGTGCTCCGCAACTTCGAGGGCGTGATCACCACCTATGCCGAGCCGGAAAGCTACGAGGCCCGGTTTTGCGACCGCAAGTGCGACGCCTGCAACCTCCAGCTCAAGGAAGACGACGCCGTGGAGCAGTGCGTGGGCATCGAGAAGCTGCTGGCTGATTGGGACGACACGTGCAGTCTGACCCCCAGCGGCAATGCCCGGATGGAACGCCGCGACAATGCCCAAATGGAGCGACGCGACAATGTCGCCTAG
- the cooS gene encoding anaerobic carbon-monoxide dehydrogenase catalytic subunit — protein MAEKHPKKAEDLSIWPDAQQMIEKARRDNVETVWDRLSEQRPGCTFCEQGLSCSKCVMGPCRITPGKGKRERGVCGADADLTVARNFGRFVAAGAASHSDHGRDLVETLLAIGQGKTSDYTIRDPEKLRRIAAEVGVAVQDKSDMEIARALAEAFIEDFGFATPSVSFVARVPEKRRELWKKLGITPRGIDRDVVEMMHRTHMGVDSDAVSLCLHAARVSLTDGWGGSMIATELSDIIFGTPTPRMAKVNLGVLKADQVNVVVHGHSPIVSEMILAAARDPEMIRKAQDVGASGINVAGLCCTGNEVLMRQGIPMAGNHLMTELALVTGAVDCIVVDYQCIMPSLVTIAGCYQTRFISTSDKAKFTGAEHVEFNYANARQKAVQVVEAAIDAFTKRDPGRVEIPGEPVELMTGFSNEAILGALGGTPGPLLEAIKAGQVRGAVGIVGCNNPRLKHDHVHTELCKELIKRDILVLVTGCATVAMGKAGLMVPEAADKAGEGLKAVCRSLGIPPVLHVGSCVDNSRIIHLCAVLANALGVDISDLPVAASAPEWYSEKAAAIGLYAVASGIYTHLGLPPHITGSEAVTNLALSGLEGVVGACFGVEADPYKAAEAIDSRIAAKRRALGLTP, from the coding sequence ATGGCGGAGAAGCACCCAAAAAAAGCAGAGGACCTTTCCATTTGGCCGGACGCCCAACAAATGATCGAGAAGGCCAGACGCGACAACGTGGAAACCGTTTGGGACAGGCTTTCGGAGCAAAGGCCGGGCTGTACGTTCTGTGAGCAGGGTCTGAGCTGTTCCAAGTGCGTGATGGGGCCGTGCCGCATCACGCCGGGCAAGGGCAAGCGGGAGCGCGGCGTGTGCGGCGCGGACGCGGACCTGACCGTGGCCCGCAATTTCGGCCGGTTCGTGGCCGCGGGCGCGGCCTCGCATTCGGATCACGGACGGGACCTGGTGGAGACTCTGTTGGCCATCGGCCAGGGCAAAACATCGGACTACACCATCCGCGACCCGGAAAAACTGCGGCGCATCGCCGCCGAGGTGGGCGTCGCCGTCCAGGACAAAAGCGATATGGAGATCGCTCGGGCTCTGGCCGAAGCGTTCATCGAGGACTTCGGCTTTGCCACGCCCTCGGTTTCCTTTGTCGCCCGCGTCCCTGAAAAGCGTCGGGAATTGTGGAAAAAACTGGGCATCACCCCTCGGGGCATCGACCGGGACGTGGTGGAAATGATGCACCGCACGCACATGGGCGTGGACAGCGACGCGGTGAGCCTTTGCCTGCACGCGGCGAGGGTTTCGCTTACGGACGGCTGGGGCGGCTCCATGATCGCCACGGAGCTTTCGGACATCATCTTCGGTACGCCCACGCCAAGGATGGCCAAGGTCAACCTGGGCGTGCTCAAGGCGGATCAGGTCAACGTGGTGGTCCACGGCCACAGCCCCATCGTCTCGGAGATGATCCTGGCCGCGGCCCGGGATCCTGAGATGATCCGAAAGGCCCAGGATGTCGGCGCTTCCGGGATCAACGTGGCCGGCCTGTGCTGCACCGGCAACGAAGTGCTGATGCGCCAGGGCATTCCCATGGCCGGCAACCATCTGATGACCGAACTGGCCCTGGTCACGGGCGCGGTGGACTGCATCGTCGTGGACTACCAGTGCATCATGCCTTCCCTGGTGACCATCGCCGGCTGCTACCAGACCCGGTTCATCTCCACCTCGGACAAGGCCAAATTCACCGGGGCCGAGCATGTGGAGTTCAATTACGCCAACGCCCGGCAAAAGGCCGTGCAGGTGGTGGAAGCGGCCATTGACGCCTTCACCAAGCGCGACCCCGGCCGCGTGGAAATCCCCGGCGAGCCCGTGGAATTGATGACCGGCTTTTCCAACGAGGCCATCCTCGGCGCGCTGGGCGGTACGCCCGGCCCACTCTTGGAAGCGATCAAGGCCGGTCAGGTCCGGGGAGCCGTGGGCATCGTGGGCTGCAACAATCCCAGGCTGAAGCACGACCACGTGCACACGGAGCTGTGCAAGGAGCTGATCAAGCGCGACATCCTCGTGCTGGTCACCGGCTGCGCCACCGTGGCCATGGGCAAGGCCGGGCTGATGGTGCCCGAGGCCGCGGACAAGGCCGGGGAAGGACTGAAGGCCGTATGCCGGTCCTTGGGAATTCCTCCGGTGCTGCACGTGGGCAGCTGCGTGGACAACTCGCGGATCATCCATCTCTGCGCCGTGCTGGCCAATGCTCTGGGCGTGGACATCAGCGACTTGCCCGTGGCGGCCAGCGCCCCGGAATGGTATTCGGAAAAGGCCGCGGCCATCGGCCTGTACGCCGTGGCCAGCGGGATCTACACCCATCTGGGCCTGCCGCCCCATATCACCGGCAGCGAGGCCGTGACCAATCTGGCATTGAGCGGCCTGGAAGGCGTGGTCGGGGCCTGCTTCGGCGTGGAGGCCGACCCGTACAAGGCGGCGGAGGCCATTGACTCGCGGATTGCGGCCAAACGGCGGGCTTTGGGATTAACGCCGTAG
- a CDS encoding type II toxin-antitoxin system Phd/YefM family antitoxin: protein MQTWQLQEAKAKFSEVVKRALNDGPQEITVRGEPAVVVLTRTEYERLVKPRPSLVELLRSSPLAKWDLEGDLDLERDHSPTRDVLL from the coding sequence ATGCAAACCTGGCAGCTTCAGGAAGCCAAGGCTAAGTTCAGTGAAGTGGTTAAAAGGGCACTGAATGATGGCCCCCAGGAAATTACCGTGCGTGGCGAACCGGCAGTCGTGGTGTTGACGAGGACGGAATACGAACGTCTGGTGAAGCCGCGACCGTCTCTTGTCGAGTTGCTTCGTTCTTCACCGCTGGCGAAATGGGACCTAGAAGGCGATTTGGATCTCGAACGCGACCATTCCCCAACTCGGGACGTGCTGCTGTGA